In Leisingera methylohalidivorans DSM 14336, a single genomic region encodes these proteins:
- a CDS encoding DUF2793 domain-containing protein encodes MSDATTHLLLPYILAAQAQKHVTHNEALRILDGLVHLSVLDRDLAAPPASPADGDRYIVASGATGDWAGWDLNVALWTDGAWLRLPPGTGWRAWIEDEGLLLVYDGAGWVGTTPSELQNMALLGLGTTADASNPFSAKLNAALWTAKTVAEGGTGDLFYTLNKEAAGDDLGLTLQTNFVTKALVGLFGSDRFRLAVSADGSTFFDGLNVDNATGIVDQPRLPRFKAYTNYDNYVGVGTWTKIGLNNTDYNDQGAFDASTNLFTAPVDGTYLFGATLLYKVNSSTSARMRGRLLLNGATEIRGSYGEISGAHVSEATALWLQTMVPLTAGDTVELQGYFRAQDGYFAADQTSLWGCKIG; translated from the coding sequence ATGTCCGACGCCACGACCCATCTCCTGCTGCCCTACATCCTGGCGGCGCAGGCCCAGAAGCATGTCACCCACAACGAGGCGCTGCGGATCCTCGACGGGCTCGTCCATCTCTCGGTCCTCGACCGCGATCTGGCAGCACCCCCAGCGAGCCCCGCCGACGGCGACCGATACATCGTCGCTTCGGGCGCGACGGGCGACTGGGCGGGCTGGGACCTGAACGTCGCGCTCTGGACCGATGGCGCTTGGCTCCGCTTGCCACCCGGCACCGGCTGGCGGGCGTGGATCGAGGATGAGGGCCTGCTGCTGGTCTACGATGGCGCGGGCTGGGTCGGCACCACGCCCAGCGAGTTGCAGAATATGGCGCTGCTCGGGCTCGGCACAACGGCGGACGCCTCGAACCCGTTCTCGGCCAAGCTGAACGCCGCGCTCTGGACGGCGAAGACCGTGGCCGAGGGCGGCACCGGCGATCTGTTCTACACCTTGAACAAGGAGGCAGCGGGCGACGATCTCGGCCTGACCCTGCAGACCAACTTCGTGACCAAGGCGCTGGTCGGGCTCTTCGGCTCCGACCGCTTCCGCCTCGCGGTCTCGGCCGACGGCAGCACCTTCTTCGACGGCCTCAACGTCGACAACGCCACCGGCATCGTCGACCAGCCCCGGCTGCCGCGGTTCAAGGCTTACACGAACTACGACAACTATGTCGGCGTTGGGACCTGGACGAAGATCGGCCTCAACAACACCGACTATAACGATCAGGGTGCCTTTGATGCCAGTACCAACCTGTTCACCGCGCCCGTGGACGGCACTTACCTTTTTGGCGCGACGCTGCTCTACAAGGTCAATTCCAGCACGTCGGCGCGGATGCGCGGGCGGCTCCTGCTGAACGGCGCGACCGAAATCCGGGGCTCCTATGGTGAGATCAGCGGCGCGCATGTCTCGGAAGCCACGGCCCTCTGGTTGCAGACGATGGTGCCGCTGACGGCGGGCGATACGGTTGAGCTCCAGGGGTATTTTCGAGCGCAGGACGGATATTTCGCGGCGGATCAAACGTCCCTTTGGGGCTGCAAGATCGGCTGA
- a CDS encoding baseplate multidomain protein megatron, whose product MATLVLGAAGAAIGGSIGGAILGVSAATIGGFIGSTIGSVVDSWIISSLAPTQRIEGARMDNLHITSATEGAVIPRLYGRMRIGGNIIWATDFREETKTTTQGGGKGGGGGGKVKTTEYLYYASFAVALCEGPITGIGRIWADGKLLDTAGITWRWYPGDESQTIDPFMSAKMGAANTPAYRGTAYVVFVELPLGNYGNRIPQLSFEVFRPLADPDTAEGLTQAVTMIPASGEFAYATQGIRKGGGGSSEPENLNALTDTADIVVALDRLQAMAPKVESVSLVVAWFGDDLRAGNCKVRPGVEVTAKTTSPSTWSVNGVSRANAFLVSRDDQDRPVYGGTPADFAVVQAIQEIKARGLRVTFYPFILMDVPPGNALPNPYSDNAVDTGQPAFPWRGRITCSPAAGYAGTVDKTATAASQVASLFGAATPASFSISGQSVSWIGAPGDCGLRRMVLHYAHLCAAAGGVDAFLIGTEMPGLTTIRSGAATYPAVQAYRDLLADVRSILGSGAKIGYAADWSEYFGHQPGDGSGDVFFHLDPLWADPEIDFVGIDNYMPLSDWRDGFEHLDAAEGWPAIYDRAYLQANIAGGEGFDWFYASAADRSAQVRTAITDGAAAKPWVFRYKDLRAWWSNPHYDRPGGVESGMPTAWVPQSKPIWFTELGCPAIDRGTNQPNVFFDPKSSESFTPHFSRGWRDDAIQRAYLEATYLWWGEAANNPTSMVYGGRMVHIPECAAWTWDARPYPFFPALTDIWTDGANWRLGHWLTGRLGAVSLAALVRRLCLRAGLPEDRIDVTGLWGAVEGYAIGALESPRASITTLSRHFGFDAVETEGVIRFVMRGRAAVASVEPDDLVAAREGDVLELTRGQETELPQALKWQVARADEDYDAALVEARRITVDTTRIASESFPMAVPPEEAERRSRRALMEAWVGRETAAFRLPPSRLALDPADAIRLAHDGRLVDLRLVSIADAEARGMEAVRQDRATYDLPPGDPRATSLTRAVVFGAPEAVLMDLPQITEDQPAHRPFAAAHAVPWPGEIAVFRSPSTDGFELLTTFGSRARIGALVSDLYAGPTSRFDLGNALVVDLLTGTLESVTDLTLFGGANALAIESAPGIGEIVQAGSAELLAPGRYRLTRLLRGQRGTEAAMGNPAPAGARVVVLDTALASLPIAEADLGIPWNWRIGPASRPVSDETYVAQVFTPEGVGLRPFSGAHVEQPWRRPRASGDLTIRWTRRSRALAADSWGGLEVSLAEELEAYEVEILDGATVKRVLSTATTSAVYTAAQQTADWGAPLAPGDTLDIRIFQLSALVGRGSPKTVTLTF is encoded by the coding sequence ATGGCCACCCTCGTACTCGGTGCCGCAGGTGCCGCCATTGGCGGCAGTATCGGCGGCGCGATCCTCGGCGTCAGTGCGGCCACAATCGGCGGCTTCATCGGTTCCACCATTGGCTCGGTCGTCGATAGCTGGATCATCTCGTCGCTGGCGCCCACCCAGCGGATCGAAGGCGCGCGGATGGACAATCTGCACATCACTTCGGCCACGGAAGGTGCGGTGATCCCGCGCCTCTATGGCCGCATGCGGATCGGCGGCAACATCATTTGGGCGACGGATTTCCGCGAGGAGACCAAGACCACCACGCAGGGTGGCGGCAAGGGCGGCGGGGGTGGCGGCAAGGTCAAGACCACCGAATATCTCTACTATGCAAGCTTCGCCGTGGCGCTCTGCGAGGGCCCCATCACCGGCATCGGTCGGATTTGGGCTGACGGCAAGCTGCTGGACACCGCCGGGATAACCTGGCGCTGGTATCCAGGTGACGAGAGCCAGACGATCGATCCGTTTATGTCCGCGAAGATGGGCGCGGCGAACACGCCCGCTTATCGCGGCACGGCCTATGTCGTTTTCGTGGAGCTGCCGCTCGGTAATTACGGCAACCGCATCCCGCAACTGAGTTTCGAGGTGTTCCGCCCGCTGGCCGATCCGGACACGGCGGAGGGTCTTACGCAAGCGGTCACCATGATCCCGGCCTCAGGTGAGTTCGCCTATGCCACGCAGGGCATCCGGAAGGGCGGAGGCGGCTCGTCCGAGCCCGAGAACCTCAACGCACTGACCGACACCGCCGACATTGTGGTGGCGCTTGACCGTCTGCAGGCTATGGCCCCAAAGGTCGAAAGCGTTTCGCTGGTCGTGGCCTGGTTCGGAGACGATCTGCGCGCTGGGAACTGCAAGGTGCGGCCCGGCGTCGAGGTCACTGCCAAGACCACCTCGCCGTCGACATGGTCCGTCAATGGCGTCAGCCGGGCGAATGCCTTTCTGGTCAGCCGCGACGATCAGGATCGTCCGGTCTATGGCGGCACGCCCGCCGACTTTGCTGTCGTTCAGGCGATCCAGGAGATAAAGGCGCGCGGTCTGCGCGTGACCTTCTATCCCTTCATCCTGATGGACGTGCCGCCGGGAAACGCCCTGCCGAACCCGTATTCGGACAACGCCGTCGACACGGGTCAGCCCGCGTTCCCCTGGCGGGGGCGGATCACTTGCTCTCCGGCGGCCGGCTACGCGGGGACCGTGGACAAGACCGCTACGGCCGCAAGCCAGGTCGCATCGCTGTTCGGCGCGGCGACGCCCGCGAGCTTCAGCATCTCCGGCCAATCGGTTTCATGGATCGGCGCGCCCGGCGACTGTGGCCTGCGCCGCATGGTGCTGCACTACGCCCATCTCTGCGCGGCGGCGGGCGGTGTCGATGCGTTCCTGATCGGGACCGAGATGCCAGGGCTGACGACGATCCGCTCGGGTGCGGCCACTTATCCGGCCGTGCAGGCCTATCGGGATCTGCTCGCCGATGTCCGCTCGATCCTCGGGTCCGGAGCAAAGATTGGTTACGCCGCTGACTGGTCGGAGTATTTCGGGCACCAGCCGGGCGATGGCAGCGGCGACGTGTTCTTCCATCTCGACCCTCTTTGGGCCGACCCGGAGATCGATTTCGTCGGGATCGACAACTACATGCCACTGTCGGACTGGCGTGACGGGTTCGAGCATCTCGACGCAGCCGAGGGCTGGCCCGCGATCTACGACCGCGCCTATCTGCAGGCGAACATTGCGGGCGGCGAAGGCTTTGACTGGTTCTACGCTAGCGCCGCCGATCGGTCGGCACAGGTGCGGACCGCGATCACGGACGGCGCGGCGGCCAAGCCGTGGGTCTTCCGCTACAAGGATCTGCGCGCTTGGTGGTCGAACCCGCACTATGACCGCCCGGGCGGGGTGGAGAGCGGCATGCCGACGGCATGGGTGCCGCAGTCAAAGCCGATCTGGTTCACCGAGCTCGGCTGTCCCGCCATTGACCGCGGTACCAACCAGCCAAACGTCTTCTTCGATCCGAAGTCGTCGGAGAGTTTCACGCCGCATTTCTCGCGGGGCTGGCGCGACGACGCGATCCAGCGGGCCTATCTCGAGGCGACCTATCTCTGGTGGGGCGAGGCCGCGAACAACCCGACCTCGATGGTCTACGGCGGCCGGATGGTGCACATCCCCGAATGCGCCGCCTGGACCTGGGATGCGCGGCCGTATCCCTTCTTTCCGGCGTTGACCGATATTTGGACGGATGGGGCGAACTGGCGGCTCGGGCACTGGCTGACCGGGCGGCTCGGCGCGGTATCTCTGGCGGCGCTGGTCCGGCGCCTCTGCCTGCGCGCGGGCCTGCCCGAGGATCGCATCGACGTCACCGGCCTCTGGGGCGCGGTCGAGGGCTACGCCATCGGCGCGCTGGAGAGCCCGCGTGCCTCGATCACAACGCTGTCGCGGCATTTCGGCTTCGATGCCGTCGAGACCGAGGGGGTGATCCGCTTCGTCATGCGCGGCCGGGCGGCTGTGGCAAGCGTCGAACCGGACGATCTGGTCGCTGCCCGCGAAGGCGATGTCCTCGAACTCACCCGCGGCCAGGAGACCGAACTGCCACAGGCCCTGAAATGGCAGGTCGCGCGCGCCGACGAGGACTACGACGCCGCCCTCGTCGAGGCGCGGCGCATCACGGTGGACACGACGCGCATCGCGTCCGAGAGCTTTCCGATGGCGGTGCCGCCCGAGGAGGCCGAACGCCGCAGCCGCCGCGCGCTGATGGAGGCGTGGGTGGGCCGCGAGACGGCGGCGTTCCGTCTGCCGCCCTCGCGGCTCGCGCTGGATCCGGCCGATGCGATCCGGCTCGCACATGACGGGCGGCTGGTCGATCTGCGGCTCGTTTCCATCGCCGACGCCGAGGCGCGCGGCATGGAGGCGGTGCGCCAGGACCGGGCGACCTACGATCTGCCGCCCGGCGATCCCCGCGCGACGTCGCTGACGCGGGCCGTGGTGTTCGGCGCACCCGAGGCGGTGCTGATGGACCTGCCGCAGATCACCGAGGACCAGCCCGCGCATCGCCCCTTCGCCGCAGCCCATGCCGTCCCTTGGCCGGGCGAGATCGCGGTGTTTCGCAGCCCCTCGACCGATGGCTTCGAGCTGCTGACGACCTTCGGCAGCCGCGCCCGGATCGGGGCGCTCGTCTCGGACCTCTATGCGGGGCCCACGTCGCGCTTCGACCTCGGCAATGCGCTGGTGGTCGATCTGCTGACCGGCACGCTTGAAAGCGTCACCGACCTGACTCTGTTCGGCGGCGCCAATGCGCTGGCCATCGAGAGCGCGCCGGGTATCGGGGAGATCGTGCAGGCGGGCTCGGCCGAGCTGCTGGCGCCCGGCCGGTATCGGCTGACCCGGCTGTTGCGGGGCCAGCGTGGCACCGAGGCCGCCATGGGCAACCCGGCGCCTGCAGGCGCGCGTGTCGTCGTGCTGGACACTGCGCTGGCATCGCTGCCGATCGCCGAGGCCGACCTGGGCATCCCGTGGAACTGGCGCATCGGCCCCGCGAGCCGTCCTGTCAGCGACGAGACCTATGTGGCGCAGGTCTTCACGCCCGAGGGCGTCGGTCTGCGGCCGTTCTCGGGCGCCCATGTCGAGCAGCCATGGCGCAGACCGCGTGCGTCCGGCGATCTCACGATCCGCTGGACGCGCCGGTCCCGCGCACTCGCGGCCGACAGCTGGGGCGGGCTCGAGGTGTCGCTGGCCGAGGAGCTCGAAGCCTACGAGGTGGAGATCCTAGACGGCGCCACCGTGAAGCGGGTGCTGAGCACCGCCACCACGAGCGCGGTCTACACGGCCGCCCAGCAGACCGCCGATTGGGGCGCGCCGCTCGCCCCCGGTGACACGCTCGACATCCGCATCTTCCAGCTCTCCGCCCTCGTGGGGCGGGGCTCGCCCAAGACCGTCACGCTCACGTTCTGA
- a CDS encoding HEPN domain-containing protein has translation MTNGLDHTALKAKQRAVREGFPETMGLRAHRAISWVGRAEACGEDYDARFIFLWIAFNAAYADEQEFQAVAPGERAAFMEYFDRLVALDQDQRIYKALWQRFSGPVRMLMENRYVFNPFWKYHNGIDGFEDWEERFKTSARTFATSFQAGDTARVLSFVFDRLYVLRNQLVHGGSTWNSGVNRSQVRDGAEILGFLMPVFIDIMMDNPNEHWGKPFYPVVE, from the coding sequence ATGACAAACGGCCTTGACCATACAGCTCTAAAAGCAAAACAACGCGCCGTTCGCGAAGGCTTCCCCGAAACCATGGGACTGCGCGCTCACCGCGCCATCAGTTGGGTCGGCCGTGCAGAAGCCTGCGGCGAGGACTACGATGCGCGTTTCATTTTCCTTTGGATCGCATTCAACGCGGCCTACGCCGACGAGCAGGAGTTTCAGGCGGTAGCGCCGGGAGAACGCGCTGCTTTCATGGAATACTTCGATCGACTGGTCGCCCTTGATCAAGACCAACGCATCTACAAGGCACTGTGGCAGCGGTTTTCCGGTCCTGTTCGGATGCTCATGGAAAACCGGTATGTCTTCAATCCCTTCTGGAAATATCACAATGGGATTGACGGGTTTGAGGATTGGGAGGAACGCTTCAAGACATCAGCCCGAACATTCGCGACATCATTCCAAGCGGGAGACACCGCACGAGTCCTGAGCTTCGTCTTCGACCGGTTGTACGTCCTGCGAAATCAGCTCGTCCACGGAGGATCAACCTGGAACAGCGGTGTGAACCGATCGCAGGTTCGGGACGGCGCTGAAATCCTTGGCTTTCTGATGCCTGTTTTCATCGACATCATGATGGACAACCCAAATGAACACTGGGGTAAGCCATTTTATCCCGTCGTCGAATAG
- a CDS encoding helix-turn-helix transcriptional regulator, protein MSFAKAQDLLRLAQMAASRRGGVSLEDICAEFDVSHRTAQRMTEALEATFVNVSTVDDAERRRYWRMDAPLPDRLQPRQETAIEALEIAARTARDEGRIRHSRALEDLRDGLLARLNPRDALRSEADAEAVLAGLGQVTRPGPTVTLKPAVTDAVIEALRGPFRLRVCYGAQGAAPRVIEPHGMLLGHRTYLVARQPARGEDILNFRMDRIHEAEVLNESFQLASGFSLEAYAAQAFGVYQDPEQYGEVVWRFTPEAAERAAEFRFHPTQVVEPQDDGSLIVRFKAAGWLEMAWHLYQWGDKVDVLAPAGLRELIAGHQRSDFDALP, encoded by the coding sequence ATGTCTTTTGCAAAAGCGCAGGACTTGCTTCGCCTTGCCCAGATGGCGGCTTCCCGCCGAGGAGGCGTCAGCCTTGAGGACATCTGCGCTGAGTTCGATGTTTCGCATCGCACTGCTCAACGGATGACCGAGGCTCTCGAAGCAACTTTCGTGAACGTTTCGACCGTAGACGACGCCGAACGACGGCGATACTGGCGGATGGACGCACCCTTGCCAGACCGACTGCAGCCCCGGCAGGAAACGGCGATCGAGGCGCTGGAAATCGCGGCACGCACCGCGCGCGATGAAGGGCGAATACGGCACTCACGCGCTCTGGAGGATCTCCGCGACGGGTTGCTGGCGCGATTGAATCCAAGGGACGCGCTGCGGTCGGAAGCCGATGCAGAGGCAGTGCTGGCTGGATTGGGACAAGTCACGCGCCCAGGCCCTACCGTCACACTGAAGCCTGCCGTGACGGATGCTGTCATCGAAGCGCTCCGCGGTCCCTTCAGGCTGCGCGTCTGCTATGGCGCTCAGGGCGCTGCGCCGCGTGTGATCGAACCGCATGGCATGTTGCTGGGGCACCGCACCTATCTTGTGGCACGCCAACCCGCGCGTGGAGAAGACATCCTGAACTTCCGCATGGATCGGATTCATGAAGCGGAGGTTCTGAACGAGAGCTTTCAGCTGGCCTCGGGTTTCTCTCTAGAGGCCTATGCCGCTCAGGCGTTTGGTGTCTATCAAGACCCCGAACAATACGGCGAAGTCGTGTGGCGCTTCACACCTGAAGCCGCGGAGCGCGCCGCCGAATTCCGTTTTCATCCCACCCAAGTTGTCGAGCCTCAGGACGATGGCAGCCTGATCGTCAGGTTCAAGGCAGCGGGTTGGTTGGAAATGGCTTGGCACCTCTATCAATGGGGCGACAAGGTAGACGTATTGGCGCCAGCAGGATTGCGCGAATTGATTGCGGGCCACCAGAGGTCGGATTTCGACGCTTTACCATGA
- a CDS encoding TM0106 family RecB-like putative nuclease, giving the protein MRDFDGRIFLSATDLMRFTGCAHATTLDLAHMRGTGPEPGDDSEDAALLQKQGDAHEAAHLAHLKEAGRTVMEIERGKLGENAEATRAALAEGPDVVFQGAFLSGSWGGWSDFLERVETPSALGSFSYEVADTKLKRRADPKHVLQLVLYSDLLAEIQGVVPEFAHVELGDGTRATLRLADYSSYARMARQRLEAFVSDPQPTRPVPCADCGLCRWVEHCNSVWHAEDSLFNVANISRGQVKKLEAAGVHTLEALSTLDHPVRGMAENTLARLVTQARLQQARKTGEPDFELRALEPGKGFDLLPEPQTGDLFYDIEGDPHYEGGLEYLHGIWFDGQFQAFWAHDHDAEARALSDLLAFFRARISQYPTARIYHYAPYEITALKRLTTKYGIGEAFHDRLLRERRFVDLFAVVRGGLIGSEPNYSIKSMEAFYDRKRDGEVKTAGGSVVAYERWRETQDQQILDEIEDYNRVDCISTEELRDWLVGIRPVGPWPTLAPDAGDKEVEEGADTQSLRNMLAGSGLPEARQDMLFNLGVFHSREVKPAQWAVFDSAAKDEDDLLDDLDALGGLEALGPVEPVKRSFARRYTYPEQETKLRSGKKATVPVFDSPPTTVGIESMDRRARQITVKAGPGKADLLADQLTLHPDWPIQTGVIAGALRDVIADQCGARRYTAVDDLLSRSAPHLRSGPRDDLLGEADPVAGTIAVVNDMDGSVLPIQGPPGTGKTYVSARAILSLVRKGHRVGVASNSHEAIRNVLMGCLSALEDEDLPINLELVHKVSGSEDGYPEDCDVHRTADNAEAANGGHVVGGTAWFFSRDENVQAFDWLFVDEAGQVGLANMAAMGRAARNIVLVGDPRQLPQVIQGAHPEPANLSCLDWMLGEHATVPAERGIFLPTSRRMHPEVCRFISEQVYEGRLTSHPDTSSQRVTGTALPEAGAFWVPVPHEGNAQIAQEEVAAIGKTVTDLLDSSWTEKDGSTRPMRETDIIVVAPYNAQVSALRDALPSGVRVGTVDKFQGQEAPVCLVSMTASSAEETSRGMEFLFSLNRINVAVSRAKGLALVFGAPRLREAKCNTVEQMQLVNTLCALALVQSAK; this is encoded by the coding sequence ATGAGGGATTTCGACGGTCGCATATTCTTGTCCGCTACGGATCTCATGCGCTTCACAGGCTGCGCACATGCGACCACCCTTGATCTGGCACATATGCGCGGAACGGGCCCGGAGCCGGGCGACGACAGCGAGGACGCAGCGCTTTTGCAAAAGCAGGGCGATGCGCATGAGGCGGCGCATCTTGCACATCTCAAGGAGGCCGGGCGCACGGTCATGGAAATCGAGCGCGGCAAACTTGGCGAAAACGCCGAAGCAACGCGCGCGGCGCTCGCTGAGGGTCCGGATGTGGTGTTTCAGGGCGCGTTTCTGTCGGGGAGCTGGGGCGGCTGGTCTGACTTCCTGGAGCGTGTCGAGACCCCCTCGGCGCTTGGATCGTTCAGCTATGAAGTGGCCGACACCAAGCTGAAACGTCGGGCTGATCCCAAACATGTGCTTCAGCTGGTTCTGTATTCCGATCTGTTGGCGGAAATTCAGGGGGTGGTGCCCGAGTTCGCGCATGTCGAATTGGGAGACGGCACCCGAGCGACGCTGCGCCTGGCAGACTACTCTTCCTATGCACGGATGGCGCGACAACGGTTGGAAGCCTTCGTCTCCGATCCGCAGCCAACACGCCCGGTGCCATGTGCGGATTGCGGTCTGTGCCGCTGGGTCGAACATTGCAACAGCGTCTGGCACGCCGAAGACAGCTTGTTCAATGTCGCCAACATCAGTCGTGGCCAGGTGAAAAAGCTAGAAGCAGCGGGTGTTCACACATTGGAGGCTCTCTCGACGCTGGATCACCCGGTGCGCGGAATGGCCGAAAACACCCTGGCCCGATTGGTCACTCAGGCCCGCCTGCAACAGGCCCGCAAAACCGGCGAGCCAGATTTCGAACTGCGGGCACTGGAGCCTGGCAAAGGTTTCGACCTCCTGCCGGAACCTCAGACGGGCGACCTGTTCTACGACATCGAAGGCGATCCTCACTATGAAGGCGGCCTCGAATATCTGCACGGCATCTGGTTCGACGGGCAGTTCCAGGCGTTCTGGGCCCATGACCACGACGCAGAAGCGCGGGCATTGTCGGACTTGCTGGCGTTCTTTCGCGCGCGGATTTCGCAATACCCCACTGCGCGCATTTATCACTACGCGCCATACGAGATCACCGCGCTGAAACGCCTGACCACGAAATATGGTATCGGTGAAGCTTTCCACGACCGGCTGCTCCGGGAACGGCGCTTCGTCGACTTGTTCGCCGTGGTCCGCGGCGGGCTGATCGGGTCGGAACCAAACTATTCCATCAAATCGATGGAGGCTTTTTACGACCGCAAGCGCGACGGTGAGGTCAAGACGGCGGGTGGCTCGGTCGTGGCATATGAGCGCTGGCGCGAAACGCAGGACCAGCAGATTCTGGACGAGATCGAGGATTACAACCGCGTCGACTGTATCTCGACCGAGGAATTGCGCGACTGGCTGGTTGGCATCCGGCCTGTCGGCCCTTGGCCGACACTTGCCCCGGATGCAGGTGATAAAGAGGTCGAAGAGGGCGCCGATACGCAATCATTGCGGAACATGCTGGCAGGGTCCGGCTTGCCCGAGGCGCGGCAGGATATGCTGTTTAACCTGGGCGTCTTTCACAGCCGCGAGGTTAAGCCCGCGCAATGGGCCGTATTCGATAGTGCTGCGAAGGACGAAGATGATCTGCTCGACGATCTCGATGCGCTTGGCGGGCTTGAGGCTTTGGGTCCTGTCGAACCCGTCAAAAGATCCTTCGCGCGCCGATACACCTACCCAGAACAGGAAACGAAACTGCGGAGCGGCAAGAAGGCGACGGTTCCAGTGTTCGACAGTCCCCCGACAACGGTCGGGATCGAGTCTATGGATCGCCGCGCTCGTCAGATCACCGTCAAAGCAGGTCCCGGCAAGGCCGATCTTCTGGCGGATCAACTGACGCTGCATCCGGACTGGCCGATCCAGACAGGTGTCATTGCCGGTGCTTTGCGTGACGTGATCGCCGATCAGTGCGGTGCGCGCCGGTACACGGCGGTGGATGACTTGCTGTCGCGTTCAGCGCCACACCTCCGCTCCGGCCCAAGGGATGATCTTCTGGGCGAGGCTGACCCCGTCGCGGGTACCATTGCCGTGGTGAATGACATGGATGGATCCGTCCTGCCGATCCAGGGACCACCCGGTACCGGCAAGACCTATGTGAGTGCACGCGCGATCCTGTCTTTGGTGCGCAAGGGCCATCGCGTCGGCGTCGCATCCAACAGCCACGAGGCTATCCGGAATGTGCTGATGGGCTGTCTTTCAGCGTTGGAAGACGAAGACCTGCCGATCAATCTCGAACTCGTGCACAAGGTTTCTGGTAGCGAGGATGGTTATCCCGAAGATTGCGATGTTCATCGCACGGCCGACAACGCAGAGGCCGCCAATGGCGGGCATGTCGTGGGCGGCACTGCGTGGTTCTTCTCGCGCGACGAAAATGTGCAGGCTTTTGATTGGCTGTTCGTGGACGAGGCCGGCCAGGTTGGACTTGCGAACATGGCTGCCATGGGTCGTGCCGCGCGAAACATCGTACTTGTGGGCGACCCGCGGCAGTTGCCGCAGGTCATCCAGGGGGCACATCCCGAGCCTGCGAACCTGTCGTGCCTGGATTGGATGCTCGGTGAGCATGCGACGGTTCCAGCCGAGCGGGGAATTTTCCTTCCCACATCCCGGCGTATGCATCCTGAAGTCTGTCGGTTCATCTCGGAGCAGGTCTATGAAGGCCGACTGACCAGCCATCCTGATACGTCTAGCCAGCGCGTGACAGGCACGGCGCTTCCCGAAGCCGGAGCTTTCTGGGTGCCGGTTCCGCATGAGGGCAATGCACAGATCGCACAGGAAGAAGTCGCCGCCATTGGCAAAACCGTCACTGACCTCCTTGACAGCAGCTGGACGGAGAAAGACGGCAGCACGCGGCCGATGCGCGAGACGGACATCATCGTTGTCGCCCCTTACAACGCACAGGTAAGCGCGCTCCGTGATGCCCTTCCATCGGGTGTCCGTGTCGGAACCGTGGACAAGTTTCAGGGGCAAGAGGCTCCGGTCTGTCTGGTTTCCATGACCGCATCTTCCGCCGAAGAAACCTCGCGCGGGATGGAGTTTCTGTTTTCCCTGAACCGCATCAATGTCGCGGTCTCCCGCGCCAAGGGACTCGCATTGGTATTTGGAGCCCCGCGATTGCGTGAGGCGAAGTGTAATACTGTTGAGCAAATGCAGCTGGTGAATACGCTGTGTGCTTTGGCTCTTGTACAAAGTGCTAAATGA
- a CDS encoding YcbK family protein, with protein sequence MTTTFYDHWREVPESAWRWPNFSPAEIACRGTGKLLVNELALDKLQALRDRLDKPLIVRSAYRSPEHNRAVGGATRSKHMDGAAFDIAMANHDPVTFEAAAREVGFLGFGFYPRSGFMHVDLGPARQWGERFLVRATAFASETPPAREVLTDSRTMKGGGAAGVATLGAAGVEVAQSVLAETQSSILPLVPYLDTLRWLFIAVALGGIAVTIYARLDDWKRGRR encoded by the coding sequence ATGACCACGACTTTTTACGACCACTGGCGCGAGGTGCCCGAGAGTGCCTGGCGCTGGCCGAACTTCAGCCCGGCCGAGATCGCCTGCCGGGGCACCGGTAAGCTGCTCGTAAACGAACTGGCGCTCGACAAGCTTCAGGCGCTGCGTGACCGGCTGGACAAGCCGCTGATCGTCCGCTCGGCCTATCGCAGCCCCGAGCACAACCGCGCTGTCGGCGGCGCGACCCGGTCGAAGCACATGGATGGCGCCGCCTTCGACATCGCCATGGCGAACCACGACCCCGTGACCTTCGAGGCTGCGGCGCGCGAGGTCGGGTTCCTCGGCTTCGGGTTCTACCCGCGCTCCGGTTTTATGCATGTCGATCTCGGGCCCGCGCGGCAGTGGGGCGAGCGGTTCCTAGTCCGGGCGACGGCCTTTGCGTCGGAGACGCCGCCAGCGCGCGAGGTGCTGACTGACAGCCGCACAATGAAGGGTGGAGGCGCGGCCGGAGTGGCGACGCTGGGTGCCGCGGGTGTCGAGGTGGCGCAGAGCGTCCTGGCGGAGACCCAATCCTCGATCCTGCCGCTTGTGCCGTATCTCGATACGCTCCGCTGGCTGTTCATCGCAGTCGCGCTCGGGGGCATCGCGGTCACGATCTACGCCCGCCTCGACGATTGGAAGCGGGGGCGTCGGTGA
- a CDS encoding DUF6127 family protein, with the protein MTPPRSDQGFVRIPDAEFEAMLARAAEEGAKRALADVGLDGEEAALDIRDLRSLLDCVRLVRRTAMQTAVRMITTGVMLALLAGIAIKLKIFGGGP; encoded by the coding sequence ATGACACCACCTCGATCCGATCAGGGCTTCGTCCGCATACCCGACGCCGAGTTCGAGGCCATGCTAGCACGCGCCGCAGAAGAGGGCGCGAAACGCGCATTGGCCGATGTCGGCCTCGATGGTGAAGAGGCAGCGCTCGATATCCGCGACCTGCGGTCCTTGCTCGACTGCGTGCGGCTGGTGCGCCGCACCGCGATGCAGACCGCTGTCCGCATGATCACCACCGGCGTCATGTTGGCGCTGCTGGCGGGCATCGCAATCAAGCTGAAAATCTTCGGCGGCGGTCCATAG